ACATAAAGGGAATTTTATGGGGTTACCGGCTACAGGAAAGCCAATAACTCTGACCGGTATAGAGATTTTTCGCATTAAAGATGGTAAAATTGCTGAGTTATGGGGTGAGGCTAACCTCCTTGGTCTGATGCAACAGCTCGGGATTATTCCTGTGCCTGTGAACCAGGGTTAAGTTTCATCAGATGCGCCTATCTTCTTAAATTATTTTATTCATCTGAAAATCCGTGGTAAAACACAACTTACGAATAAGCCAGGGTAGTAATATGAGTAATGATACAACTCGGGACCGGAATACAGAAGAAGATGAAAATTACGAAGGTGCAAATCCTGAGCTTCAGGACCTTCCTCTTCCCAAAACAGATAGTATGCTGTATTTGATTCTGAACTCTTTAAATCAGAATATAGCAAACTTTAATGCATATTTAAAATTTAAGAACTATATCTCTGAAGACAGCTTAAATGCCGAGCTCTTGAAAAGAAGCATGGGTATCCACAGAGATTTCTCTGCTCTTTTTTTGCACACCAAAGAAGAACTGGTATTCATTTATCCGGAACTTCTGGAGAAAGCAGAAAGAATACTATTCAAAGGGGAAGCAGGCACTGACTTCATAAAGTATACCTGCAAAATGAGCAAAATAATAGATGATTACAAAACCGTGCTGTACAGGGAAGGTTATTTACCGGATTTTAAACGGCAGTTAATGTTAACAGATACTTGATTCGCTATGTATCTCAACAATTTTTTTATAAAAAGCTAAACAAGAAGGGGGTCAATTTTCATGGTAAAACGAACAATTATTAAAATTGATGAGGAAAAATGCACAGGCTGTGGAAAATGTGTTGCACCCTGTGCTGAAGGCGCCATTCAAATAATCAATGGAAAAGCAAAAGTCGTATCCGAGGAACTCTGCGACGGTATGGGGTACTGCATCGGTATCTGTCCCGAGGGCGCTCTTTCTATTGAAGAAAGGCATACAGTTGAATTCAACAGGGAAAAAGCCGAGTCCCAGCCTAAAAAGCAAGATATCTCAATTCGCTGCTTCCAGTGCGGAGCCGGAGAAGATACCCACTATCTCATGCCCCTCAGGCACAATATGGAGAGCATCTGGGTCTGTACTCGCTGCCTGCCTAAGTTGATTCACGGCTAACACTTTACCTTTTATCCGTAGTCCTCTTGAGCGCAGCGAAAAGGACCTCGTTCTCCCAAAGCGAAATTCGGGATGGAGAGCATCTGGGTCTGTACTCGCTGCCTGCCCAGATTAATCCATGGTTAATCTATTTCCTTAAAAAGCTCCAATTTTTTCTTTTCCCGTCCTTCACCTTTGTGAACTCGAATCCGAAGCTCAGGAATAGATAAATAATATGCACATAGATTCTAATGTAACTTCAAATGGGGGTTAACCAATATGGAAGAGCATAAAGACCTGGAACACGAAGAATTACTGGAAAGTATGAGTGAAAAACTGGGTTTTACTCCGCATATCCTCGAAATTCTCGGAGACCTTGACGGTGAATCATTAAAAAAATATAACAGATGCAACAAAAAACTGCTGTCAGACGGTGCCCTGCCTGCAAAGGTAAAAATTTTGGTAGCTCTTGCAGTCGTCGCATCCAAACAATGTGAAAGATGTACTGTTGTACAGATGCAGAGTGCCCTCAAGAACGGTGCTACCAAAGAAGAAATAATGGAACTTATGGATGTCATATTCATAACCTCGGGGGCTCCTGCCGTAGCAGCTTGTAGAGATGCGCTAAAACTACTCAAATAAAAATCAAATAAAACTGAAAAACTGAGAAAATTGAAATATAGATTTAATCTCCTCAGTTCGGAAACACTTTTCTGGAATTTTCCAATAACAGAAACATTTCTTGCATAAGGCGCAGGTCTTTCTCTGCATCTTATGCATGTCTTTTTTCGAAACTGTTTTAAGATATTAGAGCCCAGATTTCCCCATGCAGAATGAACGACTCCTGCAGGAAGTTGGTCTTAATGCTTATGAAGCAGCTGCCTATCTTTCTTTGTTGAAACTCGGTGTTTCCGAAGCAAGTGCCATATACAGGGATTCAGAGGTACCCTATGGGAAAATCTACACTGTCCTTGAGTCTCTGGCCGGAAAAGGCTTTGTGGAAGTCCAGGCTTCAAGGCCAAAAAAGTTCAGAGCAGTCGACCCCGAGCTTTCTCTGGACACTATTTTTGAGAGGAAAAAAGCTGAAATCGAAAGGGAGATGGCGGTTTTAAAAGCCTCTATAGAAGAAGCAAAACAGGCCCTGAAAGCTGTTCCTAATCAAAAACGAAAGGATGAGATCTTCTGGACTACAGCTATCACCGAATCCGAAATTAAAAAATTTGCTGTTTCTATTTATGGAGAAGTAAAAAAATCAATTTGCATCATTCCCCCTATCTTCGGAATCCCAATTGTTTTCTACCTGCTTCCGGAAATAACAAAGGCTATTGACAAGGGAGTCAGGATCAGGCTGATGGTTTCTCCGCGTTTCAGGGCTCTCACCTCCATGCTTTCCAACCAGGAGGGAGAAATTCTTGAAAAACTGAAAAAAGGTCTTGATATCAGGCTGGTCCAGAATTTCAACTCCTGTTTCGGGATTGCCGATGACAGCATAGTTGTTCTTTTCCAGCCCCATCCGGCAGACCGTGACAGGGTACTTTCGGTAGTGAAAATCCGGGACGCAGGGCTTGCAAAAAACCTGAAAGATGAGTTTGAACTTCTCTGGAGTGCAGGAGAGAAGCTTGACCTTCAGGAGGAACTGGAAGAGCCGCAGAGACTGAGGAAGAAAAATCCGAAAAACTAAAAATTCAGATTTTTCAGATTTTCAAACTTTCAGATTGGTTAATCAAAAAATTATTATTACCATCCCCCCAATTAACCTTCAGATGATTATAGGCATGATGGGGCCGGAAGGCTCATATTCGGAAAGGGCTGCAAAACTATGGGCTCTGAAAAATGGCCTGAGGGATGTAGAGTTTCGTTACTTTGCAGATATCGAAGATGCTTTCCTGGCTGCGGTTAAAGGAAAAGCAGATATCTCCGTAATCCCTGTAGAAAACTCCATAGAGGGTTCGGTAGGGGTTACCCTCGATCTCCTTCTTGAAAACGGGGCTGTGATTATTGGAGAAATAGTCGTCAAAATCGAGCACTGCCTTCTCTCAAAAGGCGGGCCCGAGAAGATCAGGGTCATTCTTTCTCATCCCCAGGGGCTTGCCCAGTGCAGGCATTTCCTGAAAAAACATTTTCCCGAAGCTGAACTTCGGAGTACGGGCAGCACTTCCCATGCAGCCAGGCTGGCAGGGGAATTTGAGGAAATGGCAGCAATTGCGTCCCCTGAGGCTGCAGAGCGCTATGGGCTCAAAATCCTGCTCTCAAATGTCCAGGACAGGAAAGAAAACTATACCCGTTTTCTTGTTATTCGGAGTGAAAAAAAGATTCCATCGGACCGGACTCAGGGAGGTGCGGGAGTTGATATGGAGTCATACTCTGACTCCTGCATGAGTTCAGGACACAGGCTGCATTCCGAATCCGGAGCCGGGATAGAAAGGACAGGTCTTTCTGCCTGCAAAACATCTCTCATCGTATATCTGGAAAAAGACAGGCCAGGAGCATTATATGAACTTCTGGGAGCTTTTGCAAAAAGAGGAATTAATCTTACAAAAATAGAGTCCAGGCCTTCTAAAAAAGAGCTCGGAGACTACTACTTCTATATCGATTTTGAAGGTCATACGGGCGATGCACTTATAAAAGATGCCCTGGAAGATATAAAATCAAAAGCCGGCACAAAATCAAAATCCAACGCCTTAAAAGTGCTGGGTTCCTACCCGGCTTTTAAAAACTCAGGCTCGGCAAGCGTAAATACAGAGACACAGGAGACACAATAAAAGTGCTACAGGAGACACAATAAAGTGCTTTCTGGCGGTAGAGTTACTCAGCATCAGACTTCCGGATAACCAGGAAGCCTTCCAGGTTCATAAATGAGTTTCCGGTTCAGAAAAAGGAGTCTGGCACGGATACATTGCAGGAAGATACTTATGAAGGGAACCTGCTTACGGAATGTATACCTTACATTTATATAGTATCTTTATATAGTATCTTTTTGTAATATCTTCCTACAGTATCTTTATATGTCTTTATCTATCTTTATATAACAGTCTTAAGTATAATAACGCCGGAATATTCGGTTGCGGAAGGGAGCAAAATGGCTCTGGAGATTGAAAATATTGTAAACAAATATGAATCGGTTCTGAAAAAATATAGAGGACTCTATGTTTTCGCAGACCTTCTTGCAACGTTTCTGGTTCTCTACGCCCTTTTTGTGCTCCTGAACATGAGAGATATTTTTTTGATGTTTACCACCTTCGAGCCCTATACAGGTGCAAAATACGGCATTCTTGGTTTTGAGATTGTCTTTGAGACCCTGGGGCTGATTATTCTTGACTTTGTCCTTTCTCTCATACTCACAGCAATCAGATATTACAGGTCTGAAAAGAAAGACGCGATTTCCCTGATTGAAGAAAAATACCCCGTGCTCAAGGAGAGAATGAGGACAGCATATGATAACCGGGATACGGATAACATTATTGTGCGCGACCTGATAGGCGGCGTCATAATAGACTCCAAGCCCGTGAAATCCTCTGCCTTCCTTAACAGAAAAAAACTTAAAAAAGATGTTCTGGTAACCTTCTTTGCTGTCGCGGTTCTGGCATATGTTGCCCTGACCGGGTATCAGACAACTCTCAGCCCTACAGACTTCAGTGAAGTTATCGAGAGCATTCCCTTCCCTGGTTCGGGTTCGGATCTCGTTTCTGTAGAGGAAAACGGTGGTACTTCCGCAGACCCTGGCAATGAAGAGCTTTTTGGAGAACCTGCCGTTATAGTAGTTGAG
The genomic region above belongs to Methanosarcina horonobensis HB-1 = JCM 15518 and contains:
- a CDS encoding TrmB family transcriptional regulator, with translation MQNERLLQEVGLNAYEAAAYLSLLKLGVSEASAIYRDSEVPYGKIYTVLESLAGKGFVEVQASRPKKFRAVDPELSLDTIFERKKAEIEREMAVLKASIEEAKQALKAVPNQKRKDEIFWTTAITESEIKKFAVSIYGEVKKSICIIPPIFGIPIVFYLLPEITKAIDKGVRIRLMVSPRFRALTSMLSNQEGEILEKLKKGLDIRLVQNFNSCFGIADDSIVVLFQPHPADRDRVLSVVKIRDAGLAKNLKDEFELLWSAGEKLDLQEELEEPQRLRKKNPKN
- a CDS encoding carboxymuconolactone decarboxylase family protein, producing MEEHKDLEHEELLESMSEKLGFTPHILEILGDLDGESLKKYNRCNKKLLSDGALPAKVKILVALAVVASKQCERCTVVQMQSALKNGATKEEIMELMDVIFITSGAPAVAACRDALKLLK
- a CDS encoding DUF7502 family protein, with protein sequence MALEIENIVNKYESVLKKYRGLYVFADLLATFLVLYALFVLLNMRDIFLMFTTFEPYTGAKYGILGFEIVFETLGLIILDFVLSLILTAIRYYRSEKKDAISLIEEKYPVLKERMRTAYDNRDTDNIIVRDLIGGVIIDSKPVKSSAFLNRKKLKKDVLVTFFAVAVLAYVALTGYQTTLSPTDFSEVIESIPFPGSGSDLVSVEENGGTSADPGNEELFGEPAVIVVEGRDIDLKIPPGVGQGFTSQEEGEQNNGSFVQSDIYNPEAIASQTYYENLPEGYRSVIRSYFEQLAEE
- a CDS encoding prephenate dehydratase; the protein is MIIGMMGPEGSYSERAAKLWALKNGLRDVEFRYFADIEDAFLAAVKGKADISVIPVENSIEGSVGVTLDLLLENGAVIIGEIVVKIEHCLLSKGGPEKIRVILSHPQGLAQCRHFLKKHFPEAELRSTGSTSHAARLAGEFEEMAAIASPEAAERYGLKILLSNVQDRKENYTRFLVIRSEKKIPSDRTQGGAGVDMESYSDSCMSSGHRLHSESGAGIERTGLSACKTSLIVYLEKDRPGALYELLGAFAKRGINLTKIESRPSKKELGDYYFYIDFEGHTGDALIKDALEDIKSKAGTKSKSNALKVLGSYPAFKNSGSASVNTETQETQ
- a CDS encoding ATP-binding protein yields the protein MVKRTIIKIDEEKCTGCGKCVAPCAEGAIQIINGKAKVVSEELCDGMGYCIGICPEGALSIEERHTVEFNREKAESQPKKQDISIRCFQCGAGEDTHYLMPLRHNMESIWVCTRCLPKLIHG